The DNA segment CACCGCCATTGGTGCGCATGCCGGAAGAGCCACAGGTTGCCGAACGACAGATCGGCCGGCGCATGCTCGCCCAGGCCTGCGATGCGGCGTTCGAGCAGGGGAGCGATGCGCGGCGCCAGGTCCAGCGTGAGCGCGAGGCCTTCGGCGCCGCCGGGTGTGTCAGCGTCGGGAGACACGCTCGCCGGGGGAGGGGCCGTCCGCGGGCTCGCCCGCGAAACACTGGGCCAGCCGGGTCCACTGCTCTGCCGGGTCGCCGGCCCATTGCAGCCGGGTATCCGCGCGGTGGCGCCGCTGGGTCACGAGCAGCACGAAATCGAGGGCGGGACCGCGCACCCAGTGTTCGCTGGAAGGTTCGCCCCAGGTCCAGCGTTCTCCGCCGGGCGCGGTGAGGTCCACGAACGGAACGGGATGCGGCATGGCCAGGCCGCGATTGGCGAAGCTCCAGCCGAACGTGGATACGCCGAGGTGGGCGATGTGGCGCAGGCCCGGCCCGGCGGGATGCTCGCCGCCCACCAGGTCGCGGATGTCCTGGCCGTGGGCCCAGGTCTCCATCAGCCGGGCGGTGGCGAAGGAGCGGGCGCTCATGGCGGGCCCGTACCAGGGCAGCCGCGCCCTGGCGTCCATGGCGGCCAGCGCGGCCACCAGCGCTCCGTGGCGCTGCCGCCAGCGGGCGAGGAGGGCCGCGCCGTCGAGCGCTCCATGGCGCTCCCGGGCGATGGCGCTGATGGCTTCCCCGCGGCCCAGCCGCTCCGTGAGCGCGGCCTTGTCGGCTTCGAAGGCGGCGCCATCCTCCAACGCCAGCAGCGCGGCCTCGTCGAAGAACAGCAGATGCGCCACTTCGTCCCAGGGCGTCCAGCCGTGGAAATCGGTGGCGGTGTGCCATTGCTGCGGCGACAGGGTCTGGCAGAGGCCGGCCAGTGCGTGGTACTCGGCCAGCAGGTCGGCGCACAGCCCGCCCATGGGAGCGGCCTGGGCCGCACGGCCTGCGGGAGCGCTGCCCTGGACCGCAGGTGGGGACGCCGCGGGTTGGCCATGGATTTCATCGTTCATGCGCACATGCTCGCCGGTGCGTGGGCGCCGGTCTTGCGCGGACTGGCTGGCCGCGGCGCGCTCAGCCAGCGGCGAGCGACGGATGCATGACCGGCTGGGCGATCACGCGCAGCTTGCGCGAGCCGGCGAAGATGTCCCTGGGCTTCAGCCCGTAGGTCCTGCGGATCGAGTGGCTGAAGTGCGTGGAATCCGGATAGCCGATGTTCAGCGCCACGTACACCAGGTTGCTGTCGCTGTTCACGTGCTGCAGCAGGGCCCGGGCGCGCTTCCACGTGCGCACGGACCGGAACGGGGCCCCCGCCTGTTCCTTGAACAGGTGCAGGAAGCGCGAGAAGGACAGGCCTGCCTGCGCTGCGCACTGTTCGGCCGCATCCATGGTGGACGGATCGCTGCGCAGCCCGTCGAACACGCCGGCGATGCGCGTGTCCAGCATGCGCCCGGGCAGGGGTTGGCCGAAGAAGACGGCGTCGAAGTCGGCCGGCTGCAGGGGCTGCGTGCCGGCGCCCGCAGCCAGCCGCTGGTGCGTGGCGCGCACGTGGGCGGCGAACCCCGGGACATGCACGGCGCCGCAGGCCCGCAGCCAGGGTGACAGGCGGGAGGCATCCACGGTTTCTGGCTCGATCAGCAGGTCGATCACATGGCGGCCTTCGCTGGCGATCTCGTGCGGGACATAGGGCTGCACGACGACGACCTCGGCGGCCTGCCATTCCCCACCCTGGAAGCGCACGCGCAGGCGCCCCTCGATGGCGACGTACACGGTGATGGCGCCCTTGTCGTGCATGACCGGAGCACCCAGCAGTCCCGCGTAGAAGATGCGTTCGTGCGTGAGCCACATGATGCGATCGCCGCTGCTGCAGGGGCGGGGCACGGACGGGTCGTTCACGGTGGTCATCGGTGTCTCCTGGGCGAAGGCGGACGTTGCGCCACTCTGCCGTATGTTCCTTGTGCCGTCCAGGGTGCGGGGCGGCCGGTGCCCCGGCCCCCAGGCGACGCGCAGGGCCAGCATAGAGGGGCCTGCCGCCGGATTCTTGCGTCAGCTGGCTATCGGCCGGGGCGTCCGGTACGGGTTTCCCCGGGGTCCCGGTGCCATCCTGCGGCGGCTCAGGGGCGCTGCGCCCGCGGGCTGCCGCCCGGCGCGTGCCGCTCCAGCCAGCCGATGGCGGCGAAGCCGCAGGCCACGGCCACCCACAGCGTGGCGAAGCGGATGCCCACGGCCGCGAGCGTTGCGGTGCCCAGCGGCACGGCATGCAGCGCCAGCAGGGCGACGATGGTGGCCTCGGTGGTGCCGATGCCGCCCGGCAGCATCGATGCCGCGCCGGCCAGCATGGCCGTGGGGTAGGTGGACAGCGCCGCGCGCAGCGGCATCGCGATGTCCAGGCCCTGCAGCAGCCAGGCGAACGATGCCGCGGTGATTGTCCAGGCGGCCAGGCCCAGTCCGAACGAGACCGCCATGTCGCGGGGGGTGAGCCAGAGGCGGCAGCCTGCCAGGCCGAGCGCGAGCATGCGGCCGGTGCGCGCCAAGCGGCGCCATCCCATGGCCCGCATGCGCGCGGCCAGGCGCAGCAGCCAGCGGGGCCGGGCCGCCACCGCGGCGACCGCGCCGATCAGTCCGGTCACGAAAGCCAGCACGATGCCGAACAGGCGGCCGGAGGGCACGGCCAGCGCGGCCAGCAGCGCCACCGCGAGCAGGTCGAGGGCCCGTTCATAGACGAAAGCCGATAGCGTGCGGGATGCCGGCACGCCCCAGCGCGTGAAGTAGCGGGCGCGCACCAGCTCGCCCACCTTGCCCGGCGTGGCGGTGAAGGCGAAGCCTGCCAGGTAGCCCGCGAACCCCGGCATGGCCGGCACGCCATGTCCCGCGCGGCGCAGGAGCCAGTGCCAGCGCGCATAGCGCAGGCCGTAGGAGGCGAATGCCACGGCCGCCAGGCCGGGCATCCACGCCGCCACGCGCGGCAGCTGCGCGAAGACCTGGTTGCGGGCGTCGGCCCACACCAGGGCCGCCACGTAGGCGGCCGTGCAGGCCAGGGCGGCGGTGACGGCGGTGCGCGGGTTCATGGCGCCGGTGGGTCAGTCCGGAGTGCCGGGCCGTACCGGCGTTTCGGCGAAGGACCAGCGCTTGTGGCCCAGGTAGCTCGTGAACACCGGCACCACCACGCCCACCGCGTGCGCGATCTCGGGCGCGAAGGCCGTGATGCCGAGCGCGGGCAGCACCCATTTCAGCAGGGCCATGCTCACGGCCCAGGTCTGCGCCACGGCCAGCAGGTTCACCAGCACGAAGAACATCGCCGACTTGTGCGTGGACTGCGTGCTCGCCTTGAAGACGAAGGCGCGCGCCAGCAGGAAGGCCGTGCACATGCCCACGCAGTAAGCCGCGATCACGGCGGCGGAGAACGGCATCCAGTGGCTGAACGCGATGCGCGAGCCGAAGTTGGCGAGTGCCGCCACCCCGCCCGTCACCAGGAAGGCCAGGAACTGCCTGGAGCGGAAGGCTTCGATCACGGGCGGGGGCCTTCGGCAGCCTGGGCTGCGTCGCGCGCCATGCGGCGGCCGAAACCGATGCTCTCGGAAATGCCGCGGTCCTCGGGGTAGTAGTAGGACGTATCGGCCACCCACAGGCCCTGCACCGGCAATTGCACGGGCGGCAGGCTCTCCAGGTAGTTGGGCGGGCAGATCGGCTGCGCGTAGCGGTAGCGGCTCGCGCGCATCGCGAGGAAGTCATCGTCCTGCAGCGCGGGATTGATGGTGCGCAGGTAGCGGCGCACCTTGTCCAGGAAGGCCTGGTCGGGCTCGGCGTACTTGGGGTGCTCGCCGGGCATGTAGAACGGCACGTAGACGATGGATTCCGGCAGCGGGCGCAGGTTGCTGTATTCCACCAGGCCCGGGATGTCCATGTCCGGATCGTTCACGTTGAGCCAGAAATTCTCCGTGAGGGGCTTGCGCAGCTTGGCGATCACGCAGACCACGGCGATGTTCTTCAGCGCCGCGAAGCGCGTGAGCACATCCTGCGGCAGATCGGGCATCAGGCGCGGCACGAAGGGCAGCGGCACGGTGCTGATCACCTTGTCGAAGGCCTCGAAGCCCTGCGCCGTCTCCACGCCCTGCACGCGGCCCGCCTCCATGCGCACCTTCGTCACGGGCGTGGACAGGCGGATCTCGCCGCCGTGCGCGCGGATGTCCGCGGCCATGCCGTCCAGCAGCGTGGCGGAGCCGCCCTCCAGGTGGCCGAGCTTCTCCTGCATGAGGCTGTAGCGCGAGCGGCCGATGCGGCGGATGCGGCTCCAGATCCAGGCGGCCGACAGGTTGCCCGTGTGCTCGTAGAACTTGTACTCGAAGAGGCGCCGCCAGAGCACCTCGTAGGCCTCCGCGCCCACCCAGCGGCGGATCCAGCCCGTGGCCTCGACGCCGTCGAGCGGCTTCCAGTCGTCGCGCTTGGTGGAGAGGAACGCGTGCAGGCCGTAGCGGAACTTGGCCACCAGCCCCAGGCCCTGGAAGCGCAGCAGCGCCACCGGGTTGCCCCAGGCCTGCAGGCGCTTCTGGAACCAGTAGCCCATGCGCGTGGCGCGCCAGCGCATCTTGTCGGCCAGGCCCAGTTCGTCCAGCACCTGCAGGAAGGCGTGGTCCGAGGTGCAGTGGAAGTGGTAGTAGCGCTCGATCGGCAGGCCGTCGAAATCGAACATCGCGGTCATGCCGCCCACGCGGTCGTCGGCTTCGAACACCACGGGCCGGTGGCCGTCGCGCGCGAGCTGGTAGGCCACGGCCAGGCCCATGGGGCCGGCGCCGAGCACGGCGATGCGCTGGCCGCGGGCCATGGCGAAGTCGGCCGCGGACGTGGCGGAAGAGGAAGCGGCGGCGTTCATCAGAACTCCAGCACCACGCGGCTGTACTCCGGATGGTGGAAGGTTTCGTGGATGGCCTCGGCGAAGGGCGTGGCGCGCACGCCGAAGATGCCGGGCCAGTCGATCACCTCGAACTCGTCGTGCGCCACGAGGGCCTTGAGCTGGTCGGCGGTGAAGGGCGGGTCGCGGTCGAAGAGTGCCCAGATTTTCAGCAGCAGGTAGAAGAGCCCGTAGGGGATCTTCACGATGGCGGCCTTCGCGCCCGTGGCAGCCTTGATGGTGCGGATGATGTCGATGTAATCCACCTTCTCCAGCCCCGTGATGTTGAAGACGCCGCCCACGCGGCGCTCCTCGATGCAGCGCACGATGATGCGGCAGAAGTCGGCCGCGTAGAGCGGCTGGCGCATGTAGCGGCCGCTGCCGGGAATCGGGAACACCGGCACCTTGCGCATGAAGCGCGAGAGCCAGCCCAGGTGCTTGCGGTCGAACCAGCCGAACATCAGCGTGGGCCGCAGCACCACGCAGGGAATGCCGCTGGCCAGCACCATCTCTTCCTGCGCGCGCTTGGTGTCGGTGTAGTGGTCCTTCGCGACCGACTCCACGACCGAGGAGCTGATGTGCACGGTGTGGGGAATGCGGTGCTGCTGGATGAGTGCCAGGATGCGTTGCGTCGAAGTGAGGTTGTTGCGCACGAACGGCTCGGCCTGCGGCGCGCCGATCTGCGCCTGCAGCATCACCACCGCGTCGGCGCCCTCGAAGTGCCGCTCCCAGTCGCCGGGCTCGGCGAGATCGGCCAGCTCGGCGACGATGTCCGGGTGCATGCGGCGCAGGATCTCCAGGTTGGCGGCGTGCTTGTCGAGCACGACGAGGTTCGCGTAGCCATGGAGCTTGAGGTGCGCGACGAGATTCTGGCCGACGAGGCCGGCGCCGCCGGGCAGGACGATCTTGGTGGTGTGCTGCTGCATGGAAGAGGGGGGATGCATCGGGGTCGGAAAAGCGTGGAAGGACGGCGCCATGTCAGGAGGCCGGCACGGGAGGCGTCAGCACCAGCGCGGCCGAGCAGGGCGTGCCGGGCGCCTGCAGCGTGACGGCGGAGGGCAGTTGCCCCGACGCCGGTACCTGGAGGTAGGCCGTGAACATGAGGTAGCGCCCGAAGGGGCCCGGCGCATGCGCGGGCGGCGTGCGCTTGCGCCAGCGGTCGGGCACGCCGTAGCCGACCACCGTGCCGTCGGCGCCGACGAGGCGCACGGCCTCGAAGGGTGTGCGCTCGGGCTCGGGCAGCAGCCCGCCCTGCACGCGCACGAAGCGGGGCTCGCCGGGCAGCGTCTCCACCTGGTCCACGAAGGCGTGGCAGCGCGGGGGCAGGGTCTCGGCATGCTCGCCCACCGCGTGGGTGGCCTCCACCATGACGGGGCGGCCGAAGATGCCTGCGCGGATGGCCGTGGCCCCGCGGGCGAGTTGCGCGCCGTAATCGTCGTTCCAGATCAGCATGCCGATGCGCCGCTTGTCGTGCACGCCCATCTGCAGTGCCAGCGCCCCGGTCATGCGCATGTGCTGCTCTTCCTTGCGCTCCGCGTCGCGCGTCTGCACGATGAGCATCTGCGCCAGCCATGCGACGAGCAGCACGTGCATGGCCACACGCGCCGCGCCGCGCAGCGCGACCAGGCGCGGTGCGTACAGGATCGCCAGGGCGGCCCATGCCATCACGGTCGGCGTGGTGTAGCGGCTCGACAGCGCGCTTTCGATGCCGAACTGCACGCGCCCGCCACTGGTCGCGAAGGCGAGGCCGCCGATGTACACGACGAAGGTCAGCAGGGCCAGGTCCAGCCGGTGCGCGCGGGGATCGCGCAGCACGCGCGGCAGCGGCGCCAGGGTCAGCAGCACGAAAAGCACCCCGAAGGCCTGACTCAGCGGAGCCCACGACAGCGAATGCTGCTTCAGCACGAAATGCTGGAAGGGGGCGCCGAGGTAGGCCAGGGTGTAGGAGAGCATGTCCAGCGGACGGTCCCGCAGCTTGGAGAACACGCCCCCGTGGTCGGAAGGGGAGGTATAGCCCACTGCATAGGCGCCCGCGCAGATGGCGGTGAGCACGGCCAGGATGAGCGTGCGCCGGCGGCCGAGCCGCGCGACGGCGGCGTAGAGCACCATCATGGGCAGGGCCATGACGCCGTTGGCCATGGTCCCCACGCTGAGCACGCCGATCAGGCTGGCGGCAGGAAACCATCCGCGCGCCATCGGCGCGCACGCGGCGCGGTAGAGGCAGTAGAAGCCCACCAGCGGCAGCACCTGCGCCAGGAAGAACTGGCCCTGGTTGGCCCAGGCCAGGTTTTCCTTCTGCACCCAGGAAAACAGCCATATGGCCAGCAGCGTCGCGCCGAAAAACCACGACCTGCCGGACAGGGCGGGCAGGCGGTCCCGCAGGAAGGCCGCGAACACCGCCAGGCCGCAGCCGACGAGCACGTAGTTCATAGTGATCAGGAAGACCTGCTGGCCGCCGAACCAGGTGTATTCCATCCAGAACAGCGCCTTGGGCAGCACCAGCCGGTGCTCGTTGGCCTGGCGCCACCAGGCGTCCCAGCCGACACCATGGCGCACATCGATATAGAACTCCAGCGCTGCGCCCCACGTGTCCCAGATCGGGACCGGCGTGAAGGTGCGCCAGGCGGAGACCGCCGTGGCAAGCGCGTAGATGGCGGCGAAAACCATCAGCAGCGCGAACGGCATGCGCTGCCGCCAGGTTTGCCGGGCGGGGGGAGAGGAGAGACGGGTCTCGTCGTGGGTCATCTGTGGCAATGTCAGATCTTCATGCGGTGGAACACGGCGCGGGGCAGGTGGCGGATCACGAGCATGATGAGCGCCCACTTCGCCGGGGCATAGACCACCGCTGCGCCGCGCGCCATGCCGCGCACGATGGCGCCGGCCACTTCCTCGGGGGTGGCAAGGCGTGCGCCCTGGGCCTTGAGGTGCGCGGTCATCGGGGTGTCGGTGGGGCCGGGCTTGACGAGGGTCACGCGCACCCCCGTGCCCGCGAGGCGGTGCTGCAGGCCCTGGGCATAGCGCTCCACCAGCCCCTTCGCCGCGCCATAGACGTAGTTGGACTGGCGGCCGCGGTCGCCGGCCACCGAGCCGATGATGCCGATGCGCCCGTGCCCGCGGGACTGCTGCGCGCCGGCGAAAGCCTCGGCCCAGAGCGCGGGGGAAATACCGTTCACTTCCAGCGCCTGCCGCGCCGCCGCGAGGTCGGCCTCGCAGGCCGGCTGGTCGGGCAGGTTGCCGTGCGCGATGAGCACGAGGTCGGGCACCCCGTCGGCGCAGATGCCGCGCACCGTGCCGGCGATCGCCTCGGGCTGCAGCATGTCGGCCGCGATGGTCTCGATGCGCGTGCCGGGCTGGCGCACCTGCAGGTCGGCCGCCACCGAGGGCAGGCGGGCGCCGTCGCGCCCGATGAGCACCAGCCGGTCCACCCCGCCGGCGGCCAGCCAGAGCCGGGCGCACTGGTGCGCGATGGCCGAGGTGGCGCCCACGATGGCGATGGTGCGGGGAGAGGATGTATCGGGCATGGCGGGCTGTGGGTTGGTACCGTTGGCAGAGCGGGCGGAAAAAAGAGGAAAGGGCGTGGAATGCCCCGGCGGTCAGTCGCCGAGCAGCCGCAGCGACATGGCGGAGCGGATGCGGGGATCGCGGTAGGGCAGGAATTCAGGCAGCCGTGGATAGCCGGCCTCGAACAGCGTGCGCGGCATGCGTGCGTCCTTGGCCGCATAGAGGCGGCCGCCCGCCGAGGCCACCACGGCATCGAGGCGGTCGAAGAGCCGCAGCGTCGGATCGCCCAGGTTGGGGAAATCGAGGGCCAGGGTGACGCCCGGCATGGGAAAGCTCAGCATGCCCAGGGGCATGCGCTGCCCGAAGGTCTTGAGCACTCCCAGGAACGAGCCCTGTCCCGATGCGGCGATCTCGCGCAGCAGCGCGGCCACGGCGTCCTCGCCGCCCTCGCGGGGCACCGCGCACTGGTACTGGTAGAAGCCCCGGCGGCCGTAGATGCGATTCCACTCCAGCAGGTTGTCCAGCGGGTAGAAAAAGGGTTCGTAATGCTGCAGCGCCCGGCCCGCCCGCTGCTTGTGCAGGTGGTAGTAGGCGGTGTTGAAAGGCCGCAGGCTCCAGCGGTTGACCAGTGAGATTGGTGGGACGAACGGCACGGTGCGCTTGCCGCCCCGGGGCTCGGCGGGCGGCTGCGCCACCGGGCCGGGCACGTGGTTGCCGCGCATGAAGATGCCCCGCGCATCGGCCCCGGCAAGGCAGTCGATCCACGAGACCGTGTATTCCCATCCGGCTTCCGAGGCGTCCGCGAGGGCGAAGAACTCCCGCAGGCTGCCGTACGGCTGCGTTTCGGTATCGAGCCACGGCCCGGCCACCCTGCGCAACCGCAGCGTGGCCTGCGTGACCACGCCCGTCAGGCCCAGCCCGCCGACCGTGGCGCAGAACCAGTCGGGCCGCAGGTCGGGCCCGCAGCGCACCAGCAGGCCGTCGGTGCGCAGCAGGTGCAGCGACAGCACATGGTCGCCGAAGCTGCCATGGACGTGGTGGTTCTTGCCGTGGACATCGTTGGCGATGGCGCCGCCCACGGTGGCGAACTGCGTGCCGGGCGTGACGGGCAGCATCCAGCCGCGCGGGATGAAGGTGCGCTGGATGTCGCGCAGCAGCACGCCGGCTTCGCAGGTCAGCTCGCCCGTGGCCTCGTCCCAGGCGATGAAGCGGTCCTGCCCGCGCGTCGCCCAGAGCGTGCCGCCCGGGTTCAGGCACACGTCGCCGTAGCTGCGGCCCATGCCATGGGCCAGGCCGTGCTGGCCGGCCGAAAGCGGCAACCGCGCAGGGGGATGCTCCGCCAGCGGGCGCAACGCATGCTCGGCCGCCCGCAGCCGGCCCCAGGAGTGCACCGCTACCACGGCCACCCCAGCCCCGCGGCAGCGGCGGCCAGTGCCGCCACGAACACCGCGCCGGCCACCAGGCTGGCGCGGTCCTTGAACGCGAAGACGAGCGGATCGTCGTGCATCTGGCCGCGGGCGGCCTGCAGCCACATCCAGCTCACCCAGAAGGCCAGCGCCGGCACCGCGATCCAGATCAGGCCGGGCGTGCGGTACATGGTGAGCACCGTGTCGCTGTTGAGATAGAGCGCCAGCACCACCACGGCCGTGTAGCCGGACGCCACGCCCAGGCTCTGCACGATGGGGGCGTCGGACGTGAGGTAGCCGCGTCCGTGCGCCTGGGTCTTGCCGGCGGCCTGCTGCACCAGCAGTTCCGCATAGCGCTTCACGAAGGCGAGCGACAGGAAGAGGAACCCCGAGGAGGCGATCAGCCAGAACGAGAGCGGCTGCGCGACGGCCGCCGCCCCCGCCACGACGCGCAGGGTGTAGAGCACGGCGAGCGCCACGCAGTCCACCAGCGCCCAGCGCTTGAGCACCAGAGAGTACGCCCAGGTGGTCACGAAATACACCAGCAGCCAGCCGAGGAAGGCCGGCCCCGTGGCCCAGGCCAGCCACAGGCTCGCGCCGGCGAGCACGGGGACGAGCGCCACGCCCTGCCATGCCGGCAGCGTGCCCGCGGCGAACGGCCGCAGCCGCTTGCGGGGATGCTGGCGGTCGCTTTCGAGGTCGAGCAGGTCGTTGGCCAGATAGACCGAGGAGGCGCACAGCCCGAACGCCAGGAAGGCCACGAAGAGCTGCATCCAGGCCGCGCCGTCGCCCACGCGGTGGGCCGCCATCAGCGGAACGAACAGCAGCAGGTTCTTCATCCACTGGTGCAGGCGCAGCGCCTTGCGCCATGCGGCCGCGCCGGCCGCGGCCGGGGGAAAGCTGCGCTGCACGTTGCCCAGGGCTTCGGCACGGCGTGCCACGGAGGCCGGTGCGTTGACCACGATGGCCGCGCGGGCGGCCTGCCATACGGGCAGGTCGGTGCGCGAGTTGCCCGCGTAGTCGAAGCCGCGCTCGCCGAACGTCCGCACGAGGGCCGCGGCCTTCGCCGGGCCCGCGAGATTGGTGGCACCGTCGCTGGCCATGACCGCATCGAAGCAGCCGAGGTGGGCGGCGATCGCGTCGGCCAGCGCCTGGTCGGATGCCGTGCACAGCACGATGCGCCGCCCCGCGGCATGCTGCTCGCGCAGCCAGGCCACCAGCGGCTGGTTGTAGGGCA comes from the Paracidovorax avenae ATCC 19860 genome and includes:
- a CDS encoding TIGR03084 family metal-binding protein, with the protein product MNDEIHGQPAASPPAVQGSAPAGRAAQAAPMGGLCADLLAEYHALAGLCQTLSPQQWHTATDFHGWTPWDEVAHLLFFDEAALLALEDGAAFEADKAALTERLGRGEAISAIARERHGALDGAALLARWRQRHGALVAALAAMDARARLPWYGPAMSARSFATARLMETWAHGQDIRDLVGGEHPAGPGLRHIAHLGVSTFGWSFANRGLAMPHPVPFVDLTAPGGERWTWGEPSSEHWVRGPALDFVLLVTQRRHRADTRLQWAGDPAEQWTRLAQCFAGEPADGPSPGERVSRR
- a CDS encoding helix-turn-helix transcriptional regulator; this translates as MTTVNDPSVPRPCSSGDRIMWLTHERIFYAGLLGAPVMHDKGAITVYVAIEGRLRVRFQGGEWQAAEVVVVQPYVPHEIASEGRHVIDLLIEPETVDASRLSPWLRACGAVHVPGFAAHVRATHQRLAAGAGTQPLQPADFDAVFFGQPLPGRMLDTRIAGVFDGLRSDPSTMDAAEQCAAQAGLSFSRFLHLFKEQAGAPFRSVRTWKRARALLQHVNSDSNLVYVALNIGYPDSTHFSHSIRRTYGLKPRDIFAGSRKLRVIAQPVMHPSLAAG
- a CDS encoding lysylphosphatidylglycerol synthase transmembrane domain-containing protein — its product is MNPRTAVTAALACTAAYVAALVWADARNQVFAQLPRVAAWMPGLAAVAFASYGLRYARWHWLLRRAGHGVPAMPGFAGYLAGFAFTATPGKVGELVRARYFTRWGVPASRTLSAFVYERALDLLAVALLAALAVPSGRLFGIVLAFVTGLIGAVAAVAARPRWLLRLAARMRAMGWRRLARTGRMLALGLAGCRLWLTPRDMAVSFGLGLAAWTITAASFAWLLQGLDIAMPLRAALSTYPTAMLAGAASMLPGGIGTTEATIVALLALHAVPLGTATLAAVGIRFATLWVAVACGFAAIGWLERHAPGGSPRAQRP
- a CDS encoding GtrA family protein, producing the protein MIEAFRSRQFLAFLVTGGVAALANFGSRIAFSHWMPFSAAVIAAYCVGMCTAFLLARAFVFKASTQSTHKSAMFFVLVNLLAVAQTWAVSMALLKWVLPALGITAFAPEIAHAVGVVVPVFTSYLGHKRWSFAETPVRPGTPD
- a CDS encoding NAD(P)/FAD-dependent oxidoreductase, giving the protein MNAAASSSATSAADFAMARGQRIAVLGAGPMGLAVAYQLARDGHRPVVFEADDRVGGMTAMFDFDGLPIERYYHFHCTSDHAFLQVLDELGLADKMRWRATRMGYWFQKRLQAWGNPVALLRFQGLGLVAKFRYGLHAFLSTKRDDWKPLDGVEATGWIRRWVGAEAYEVLWRRLFEYKFYEHTGNLSAAWIWSRIRRIGRSRYSLMQEKLGHLEGGSATLLDGMAADIRAHGGEIRLSTPVTKVRMEAGRVQGVETAQGFEAFDKVISTVPLPFVPRLMPDLPQDVLTRFAALKNIAVVCVIAKLRKPLTENFWLNVNDPDMDIPGLVEYSNLRPLPESIVYVPFYMPGEHPKYAEPDQAFLDKVRRYLRTINPALQDDDFLAMRASRYRYAQPICPPNYLESLPPVQLPVQGLWVADTSYYYPEDRGISESIGFGRRMARDAAQAAEGPRP
- a CDS encoding NAD-dependent epimerase/dehydratase family protein; amino-acid sequence: MQQHTTKIVLPGGAGLVGQNLVAHLKLHGYANLVVLDKHAANLEILRRMHPDIVAELADLAEPGDWERHFEGADAVVMLQAQIGAPQAEPFVRNNLTSTQRILALIQQHRIPHTVHISSSVVESVAKDHYTDTKRAQEEMVLASGIPCVVLRPTLMFGWFDRKHLGWLSRFMRKVPVFPIPGSGRYMRQPLYAADFCRIIVRCIEERRVGGVFNITGLEKVDYIDIIRTIKAATGAKAAIVKIPYGLFYLLLKIWALFDRDPPFTADQLKALVAHDEFEVIDWPGIFGVRATPFAEAIHETFHHPEYSRVVLEF
- a CDS encoding SDR family NAD(P)-dependent oxidoreductase; translation: MPDTSSPRTIAIVGATSAIAHQCARLWLAAGGVDRLVLIGRDGARLPSVAADLQVRQPGTRIETIAADMLQPEAIAGTVRGICADGVPDLVLIAHGNLPDQPACEADLAAARQALEVNGISPALWAEAFAGAQQSRGHGRIGIIGSVAGDRGRQSNYVYGAAKGLVERYAQGLQHRLAGTGVRVTLVKPGPTDTPMTAHLKAQGARLATPEEVAGAIVRGMARGAAVVYAPAKWALIMLVIRHLPRAVFHRMKI
- a CDS encoding FAD-binding oxidoreductase — encoded protein: MVAVHSWGRLRAAEHALRPLAEHPPARLPLSAGQHGLAHGMGRSYGDVCLNPGGTLWATRGQDRFIAWDEATGELTCEAGVLLRDIQRTFIPRGWMLPVTPGTQFATVGGAIANDVHGKNHHVHGSFGDHVLSLHLLRTDGLLVRCGPDLRPDWFCATVGGLGLTGVVTQATLRLRRVAGPWLDTETQPYGSLREFFALADASEAGWEYTVSWIDCLAGADARGIFMRGNHVPGPVAQPPAEPRGGKRTVPFVPPISLVNRWSLRPFNTAYYHLHKQRAGRALQHYEPFFYPLDNLLEWNRIYGRRGFYQYQCAVPREGGEDAVAALLREIAASGQGSFLGVLKTFGQRMPLGMLSFPMPGVTLALDFPNLGDPTLRLFDRLDAVVASAGGRLYAAKDARMPRTLFEAGYPRLPEFLPYRDPRIRSAMSLRLLGD
- a CDS encoding UbiA family prenyltransferase is translated as MRSPFDPSPSADTPPLVVDLDGTLLLTDMLHETSLQLVRDAPWKAAVLPLWLAAGKAALKRRIASQVDVAVAHLPYNQPLVAWLREQHAAGRRIVLCTASDQALADAIAAHLGCFDAVMASDGATNLAGPAKAAALVRTFGERGFDYAGNSRTDLPVWQAARAAIVVNAPASVARRAEALGNVQRSFPPAAAGAAAWRKALRLHQWMKNLLLFVPLMAAHRVGDGAAWMQLFVAFLAFGLCASSVYLANDLLDLESDRQHPRKRLRPFAAGTLPAWQGVALVPVLAGASLWLAWATGPAFLGWLLVYFVTTWAYSLVLKRWALVDCVALAVLYTLRVVAGAAAVAQPLSFWLIASSGFLFLSLAFVKRYAELLVQQAAGKTQAHGRGYLTSDAPIVQSLGVASGYTAVVVLALYLNSDTVLTMYRTPGLIWIAVPALAFWVSWMWLQAARGQMHDDPLVFAFKDRASLVAGAVFVAALAAAAAGLGWPW